In one window of Azoarcus olearius DNA:
- a CDS encoding EAL domain-containing protein, whose protein sequence is MARAVHEGLRTRLSAVVIVIVAAVILPFVLSAAAYLERQAQDEARAQLVAFGTLVRDLVATHHDSVESSVARVADAMALHFDGIYARRGTRLLWQGEAVEGAGAELARFGDDVAGTIAGIALRSDAGFRSVLSTSGATLPAGRVVPLPADAVSALEAGRRWRGMLELAGARYLLELIPARDAAGATVGMYFVGVDLVREFARLRGRLREFTIGDSGYVFVLDATPGPTYGRFIVHPEQEGGNPLQDSDNAGRSVIAEMLERGDGVIAYGWRNPARGEIVSRPKLAAFASYPALGWVIGASSYEDEFGRGALVMRRAMLATAAVMALTLIVALYCAIGAMVVAPMLRLQRTLRTLSRGNETLVHSASEDELVRRICEVLVQVGDFRLACIAFDMPGQAPRIVATHGGGDVFRAALARADASHLAPAVGAIAERRTVLVDDLGAVPPALRAAAEAAGCRALIAYPLCEGERVLGALTIGAARPGDLDQAGTALLKELAEDLAFGIATQRTAVARREAEVALRLRERAIESSSDGVLIFALGDDGPRIRDVNPAAERILGMARALLVDAPAPALTVFAPGALAELGVALVCGRETHLEVEGERADGSPFWCECALAPVRAAGDAHVVCVVKDVTERVLYLRELERQAKYDGLTGLPNRYLLDDRLEQAIVAARRHERLLGVAFIDLDHFKVVNDNVGHRQGDELLRQAASRLAAVLRDGDTAARQGGDEFVVLLPDLGDERDAFRILGRLQAALAEPFRLDDRSFFVTCSIGVSLYPRDGGDGDTLLKHADIAMYQAKAAGRNVVRFFTAEMNIQVRDRLQLEGALRSALENGELHLAFQPQVDGGSGQVIGAEALLRWQHPELGAVPPVRFIPLAEETGLIGPIGEWVLRAACRQARQWEQAGRRLRIAVNVSARQFRSPDLPARIAEILDETGLPPALLELELTESMLMGDAEQAEEMLHRLKQLGVSLALDDFGTGYSSFAYLQRFPIDTLKIDQSFVRSMVAGVRGEAIVVAIIALAHSLGMRVIAEGVETPLQQRQLFEFGCDELQGYLFGRPVPAAEFPHAGRGATV, encoded by the coding sequence CCGTCATCCTGCCCTTCGTGCTGTCCGCCGCGGCCTACCTGGAACGCCAGGCGCAGGACGAAGCCCGCGCCCAGCTGGTTGCCTTCGGCACGCTGGTGCGCGACCTCGTCGCCACCCATCACGACAGCGTCGAGTCTTCCGTCGCCCGCGTCGCCGACGCCATGGCGCTGCATTTCGACGGCATCTACGCGCGCCGCGGCACCCGCCTGTTGTGGCAGGGCGAGGCCGTGGAAGGCGCCGGCGCCGAACTGGCGCGTTTCGGCGACGACGTGGCGGGCACTATCGCCGGCATCGCACTGCGCAGCGACGCGGGTTTTCGCAGTGTGTTGTCCACCAGCGGGGCAACCCTGCCGGCCGGGCGCGTGGTGCCGCTGCCGGCGGACGCAGTGTCGGCGCTGGAAGCAGGGCGGCGCTGGCGCGGCATGCTAGAACTTGCCGGTGCGCGCTACCTGCTGGAGCTGATCCCGGCGCGCGACGCCGCCGGTGCCACCGTCGGCATGTATTTCGTCGGCGTCGATCTGGTGCGCGAATTTGCCCGCCTGCGCGGCCGCCTGCGCGAATTCACGATCGGTGACAGCGGCTATGTGTTCGTGCTCGACGCCACGCCGGGGCCCACCTATGGGCGGTTCATCGTCCATCCCGAGCAGGAGGGCGGCAACCCGCTGCAGGACAGCGACAACGCCGGCCGCAGCGTGATCGCCGAAATGCTGGAGCGCGGCGACGGTGTCATCGCCTATGGGTGGCGCAATCCGGCCCGCGGGGAGATCGTGTCGCGCCCCAAGCTTGCGGCATTTGCCAGCTATCCGGCGCTCGGCTGGGTGATCGGCGCGAGCAGCTACGAGGACGAGTTCGGCCGCGGCGCGCTGGTGATGCGGCGGGCCATGCTCGCCACCGCCGCGGTGATGGCGCTGACGCTGATCGTGGCGCTGTACTGCGCGATCGGCGCGATGGTGGTTGCGCCGATGCTGCGCTTGCAGCGCACCTTGCGCACGCTCAGCCGCGGCAATGAAACCCTGGTGCATTCGGCCAGCGAGGACGAGCTGGTGCGGCGGATCTGCGAAGTGCTGGTGCAGGTGGGCGATTTCCGCCTCGCCTGCATCGCCTTCGACATGCCCGGGCAGGCGCCGCGCATCGTCGCCACACACGGCGGCGGCGACGTGTTCCGCGCGGCGCTGGCACGGGCCGACGCCTCGCATCTGGCGCCGGCGGTGGGGGCGATCGCGGAGCGGCGCACCGTGCTGGTCGATGACCTGGGTGCAGTGCCGCCCGCACTGCGGGCCGCCGCAGAGGCCGCCGGTTGCCGCGCGCTGATCGCCTATCCGCTGTGCGAAGGTGAGCGTGTGCTGGGGGCGCTGACGATAGGCGCGGCGCGGCCGGGGGATCTGGATCAGGCGGGCACCGCGCTGTTGAAGGAGCTGGCGGAGGACCTCGCGTTCGGCATCGCCACCCAGCGTACCGCGGTCGCGCGCCGCGAGGCCGAGGTGGCGCTACGGCTGCGTGAGCGTGCGATCGAATCTTCCAGCGACGGCGTGCTGATCTTCGCGCTTGGCGACGACGGGCCGCGCATCCGCGATGTCAATCCGGCCGCCGAGCGCATCCTCGGCATGGCGCGCGCGCTGCTGGTGGATGCGCCCGCCCCGGCGCTGACGGTGTTTGCGCCCGGCGCGCTGGCCGAACTGGGCGTGGCGCTGGTGTGCGGCCGCGAGACCCATCTCGAGGTCGAGGGCGAACGCGCCGACGGCAGCCCGTTCTGGTGCGAATGCGCGCTGGCGCCGGTGCGGGCCGCGGGCGATGCGCACGTGGTGTGCGTGGTCAAGGACGTCACCGAGCGGGTGCTTTACCTGCGCGAGCTGGAGCGTCAGGCGAAGTACGACGGGCTCACCGGGCTGCCCAACCGCTACCTGCTGGACGACCGGCTGGAGCAGGCGATCGTCGCTGCCCGCCGCCACGAGCGCCTGCTCGGGGTCGCCTTCATCGACCTCGACCACTTCAAGGTGGTGAACGACAACGTCGGCCACCGCCAGGGCGACGAACTGCTGCGCCAGGCCGCAAGCCGCCTTGCCGCCGTGCTGCGCGATGGCGATACCGCGGCGCGCCAGGGCGGCGACGAGTTCGTCGTGCTGCTGCCGGACCTCGGTGACGAGCGCGATGCATTCCGCATCCTGGGGCGCCTGCAGGCGGCGCTCGCCGAACCCTTCCGTCTCGACGACCGCAGCTTCTTCGTCACCTGCAGCATCGGTGTCAGCCTGTATCCGCGCGACGGCGGCGATGGCGATACCCTGCTCAAGCACGCGGACATCGCGATGTACCAGGCCAAGGCCGCGGGCCGCAACGTGGTGCGCTTCTTTACCGCCGAGATGAACATCCAGGTGCGCGACCGCCTGCAGCTGGAAGGCGCGCTGCGCTCGGCACTGGAGAACGGCGAACTGCATCTCGCCTTCCAGCCGCAGGTGGACGGCGGCAGCGGGCAGGTGATCGGTGCCGAGGCGCTGCTGCGCTGGCAGCACCCGGAGCTGGGAGCGGTGCCCCCGGTCCGCTTCATTCCGCTGGCCGAGGAAACCGGCCTGATCGGGCCGATCGGCGAGTGGGTGCTGCGCGCCGCCTGCCGCCAGGCGCGGCAGTGGGAGCAGGCGGGGCGGCGGCTGCGGATCGCGGTGAACGTTTCCGCGCGCCAGTTCCGCTCGCCCGACCTGCCGGCACGCATCGCCGAGATCCTGGATGAAACCGGCTTGCCGCCGGCGCTGCTGGAGCTGGAACTGACCGAGAGCATGCTGATGGGCGACGCCGAGCAGGCGGAGGAAATGCTGCACCGGCTCAAGCAGCTTGGCGTCAGCCTCGCGCTCGACGATTTCGGCACCGGCTACTCCAGCTTCGCCTACCTGCAGCGTTTTCCGATCGACACGCTGAAGATCGACCAGTCCTTCGTGCGCAGCATGGTCGCCGGCGTGCGCGGCGAGGCCATCGTGGTGGCGATCATCGCGCTGGCCCATAGCCTCGGCATGCGGGTGATCGCGGAAGGGGTGGAAACGCCGCTGCAGCAGCGCCAGTTGTTCGAGTTCGGCTGCGACGAGTTGCAGGGCTATCTGTTCGGGCGCCCGGTGCCGGCGGCGGAGTTTCCGCACGCCGGCCGAGGGGCGACGGTTTAG
- a CDS encoding MlaC/ttg2D family ABC transporter substrate-binding protein, translating into MTIRHPPVHAGAPPASVPRWLRQLAWLLVFATAAAHGQGAAPDELVRGVTDEVLTVLRQDKDLKAGDRARAIRLIDEKIAPHFDFARMTALAVGPPWRQASPPEREALTREFRTLLVRTYANALTAYRDQTVHFPPSPQAQGDDVVIRSQIRQSGAAPIGLDYRLRRGADGWKVFDVAVDSVSLVTSYRGSFAAELAKGGPQALIDTLREQNRRYEPERPPS; encoded by the coding sequence ATGACCATCCGCCACCCGCCCGTACATGCGGGCGCTCCGCCTGCGTCGGTGCCGCGCTGGCTGCGGCAGCTGGCGTGGCTGCTGGTATTCGCCACCGCCGCGGCGCACGGGCAAGGCGCCGCGCCGGACGAGTTGGTGCGCGGGGTCACCGACGAAGTGCTGACGGTGCTGCGGCAGGACAAGGACCTCAAGGCCGGCGACCGGGCGCGTGCGATCCGCCTGATCGATGAAAAGATTGCACCGCATTTCGACTTTGCCCGCATGACCGCGCTGGCGGTCGGCCCGCCTTGGCGCCAGGCCTCGCCACCGGAACGCGAAGCGCTGACGCGGGAGTTCCGCACGCTGCTGGTGCGCACCTACGCCAACGCGCTGACCGCCTACCGCGACCAGACAGTGCACTTTCCACCCTCGCCCCAGGCACAGGGCGACGACGTGGTGATCCGCAGCCAGATCCGCCAGTCCGGCGCGGCGCCGATCGGGCTCGATTACCGGCTGCGCCGCGGCGCGGATGGCTGGAAGGTTTTCGACGTGGCGGTCGATAGCGTCAGCCTGGTGACGAGCTACCGCGGCAGCTTTGCGGCCGAGCTGGCGAAGGGCGGGCCGCAGGCGCTGATCGACACGCTGCGCGAACAGAACCGTCGCTACGAGCCCGAGCGGCCGCCGAGCTGA
- a CDS encoding CHASE3 domain-containing protein, with protein MGSTKPIAGERQLRVTHRARAALLAVGCALVVALVGASFWQAAAGLQALETMQLQAARTARLDSMLIQLVDAESGARGYLLSRNHDYLAPYLNSLATVEYTLDEIRQDVGPDPRDQDALARLTGLITLKLRVLADAVGGAGAGEEAPRRAGVSDGVRYMDTIRTTLAGLKSRMAAEGQALLEESTRHIGHTRAVAAVLALSALLLLGLLHAALRRELRLRAQLAGLLRDENARLEALVQARTADLSALASYLTRSQERERERIARELHDELGALLTAARMDAAALGGDMAPAHQARHARLLRTLDGGITLKRRIIGDLRPPLLQELGLVAALRVLAEELADSDGTAVSAELPDDEPALAPECALALFRIAQEALTNARRHAGARRVRLGLRVERGAVRLEVEDDGAGFDPAACGPGRHGLAGMRHRVQMFAGRFSVDSRAGAGTRIAAALPLDAARGTELALAA; from the coding sequence ATGGGTTCAACCAAGCCAATAGCGGGCGAGCGCCAGTTGCGCGTGACCCACCGCGCACGCGCGGCGCTGCTGGCAGTAGGGTGTGCGTTGGTGGTGGCGCTGGTCGGGGCGAGCTTCTGGCAGGCCGCCGCGGGCCTGCAGGCGCTCGAGACGATGCAATTGCAGGCGGCGCGCACTGCGCGCCTGGACAGCATGCTGATCCAGCTGGTCGATGCCGAAAGCGGCGCGCGCGGCTACCTGCTGAGCCGCAACCACGACTATCTGGCGCCGTATCTGAACAGCCTGGCGACGGTGGAATACACGCTCGACGAGATCCGCCAGGACGTCGGCCCCGATCCACGCGACCAGGATGCACTGGCGCGGCTCACCGGCCTGATCACGCTGAAGCTGCGCGTACTGGCCGACGCGGTGGGCGGCGCCGGCGCGGGCGAGGAGGCGCCCCGGCGCGCCGGGGTGTCGGACGGCGTGCGCTACATGGACACCATCCGCACGACGCTGGCGGGCCTGAAGAGCCGCATGGCCGCCGAGGGCCAGGCTCTGCTGGAGGAGTCCACCCGCCATATCGGCCACACCCGCGCGGTGGCCGCCGTGCTTGCACTGAGCGCGCTGTTGCTGCTGGGCCTGCTGCACGCCGCGCTGCGGCGCGAACTGCGCCTGCGTGCCCAGCTGGCGGGTTTGCTGCGCGACGAGAACGCGCGCTTGGAGGCGCTGGTGCAGGCGCGCACGGCGGATCTGAGTGCGCTGGCGAGCTACCTGACGCGCAGCCAGGAGCGCGAACGCGAGCGGATCGCGCGCGAACTGCACGACGAACTCGGCGCACTGCTGACGGCCGCGCGCATGGATGCGGCAGCACTGGGCGGCGACATGGCGCCCGCCCATCAGGCGCGCCACGCCCGGCTGCTGCGCACGCTGGATGGCGGCATCACGCTCAAGCGCCGCATCATCGGCGACCTGCGTCCGCCGCTGTTGCAGGAGCTGGGGCTGGTCGCGGCGCTGCGCGTGCTCGCCGAGGAACTGGCCGACAGCGACGGCACCGCGGTGAGCGCCGAGCTGCCCGATGACGAACCCGCGCTGGCGCCCGAATGCGCGCTGGCGCTGTTCCGGATCGCGCAGGAGGCGCTGACGAATGCCCGCCGCCATGCCGGTGCCCGCCGCGTGCGACTGGGGCTGCGGGTGGAGCGGGGCGCGGTGCGGCTGGAGGTGGAGGACGACGGCGCCGGCTTCGACCCTGCCGCGTGCGGCCCAGGCCGCCACGGCCTCGCGGGCATGCGCCACCGGGTGCAGATGTTCGCCGGCCGCTTCAGTGTGGATAGCCGGGCCGGCGCCGGCACCCGCATCGCCGCGGCGCTGCCGCTGGATGCGGCGCGCGGCACGGAATTGGCGCTGGCGGCGTGA
- a CDS encoding response regulator transcription factor gives MLHLAIVDDHAIVRAGFREMLATETDLHIVFEAATGEDALARVADTGCDLLLLDLSLPGQSGVDVLRTLRRRGDSTRVLVLTGFPEDRYAVAMIRLGADGYLCKNCERDELVQAIRTIAQGRRYLSARTAELLAGEIAGDGSGAAHEQLSERELQVFLRLAHGESVSAIADALHLSIKTVSTYRSRVLEKLDVTSNAELATYAIRHGLIVA, from the coding sequence ATGCTGCATCTCGCCATCGTCGATGACCACGCGATCGTGCGCGCAGGCTTTCGCGAAATGCTTGCGACCGAAACCGACCTCCACATCGTGTTCGAGGCCGCCACCGGCGAGGATGCGCTCGCGCGCGTCGCCGACACCGGCTGTGATCTGCTGCTGCTGGACCTCTCGCTGCCCGGCCAGAGCGGTGTCGATGTGCTGCGCACCTTGCGCCGCCGCGGCGATTCGACGCGGGTGCTGGTACTCACCGGCTTTCCGGAGGACCGCTATGCGGTGGCGATGATCCGGCTCGGCGCCGACGGCTATCTATGCAAGAACTGCGAGCGCGACGAGCTGGTGCAGGCGATCCGCACGATCGCCCAGGGCCGGCGCTATCTCAGCGCGCGCACCGCCGAACTGCTGGCGGGTGAAATCGCCGGCGATGGCAGCGGCGCCGCGCACGAGCAGTTGTCGGAGCGCGAGCTGCAGGTCTTCCTGCGCCTCGCGCACGGCGAGTCGGTATCGGCAATCGCTGACGCCCTGCATCTCAGCATCAAGACCGTCAGCACCTACCGCAGCCGCGTGCTGGAAAAGCTGGACGTCACCAGCAACGCCGAACTCGCCACCTACGCCATCCGCCACGGCCTGATCGTGGCCTGA
- a CDS encoding alpha/beta hydrolase family esterase → MSRRTRKSPLGTAFQRTLRSLTRASVRAGTKALDQAARIAAEHARPPPGQGDWIAGQALGPAGVRRYYLFRPDGITRTQRVPLMVMLHGCGQTARSFALSTRMNALAARERFLVLYPEQDRRANPQGCWEWFGTATRTGHAEAATLLAAIEQVCLLYPVDRDAVGLTGISAGAGMAALLATLYPTRFRALVMHSGVPPGVAHSPATAMAAMHGRRTPDFATVGAQQWPPLLVIHGDADRIVASGNARAAVRLWAAAHGAREGETRRLQRGRRYPAVVTDYHAGRQLVASLYEVQGLGHAWSGGAQRQPFSDPAGPDASRLAWSFLQRQLRTAARSTPAPRTRARPAVLARPRS, encoded by the coding sequence ATGAGCCGACGCACGCGCAAGTCTCCCCTCGGCACTGCCTTCCAGCGCACGCTGCGCTCGCTCACGCGCGCAAGCGTACGCGCGGGCACCAAGGCGCTCGATCAGGCCGCGCGTATCGCGGCGGAGCACGCGCGGCCGCCGCCTGGCCAGGGTGACTGGATCGCCGGCCAGGCACTCGGGCCCGCGGGCGTGCGCCGCTACTACCTGTTCCGCCCCGACGGCATCACGCGCACTCAGCGCGTGCCGCTGATGGTGATGCTGCACGGCTGTGGTCAGACGGCGCGCAGCTTTGCGCTGAGCACGCGCATGAACGCGCTCGCCGCGCGCGAGCGTTTCCTGGTGCTGTACCCGGAGCAGGACCGACGGGCGAATCCGCAGGGCTGCTGGGAATGGTTCGGTACCGCCACCCGCACCGGCCACGCCGAGGCCGCCACGCTGCTGGCGGCGATCGAGCAGGTCTGCCTGCTCTACCCGGTCGACCGCGACGCGGTCGGCCTGACCGGCATTTCCGCCGGCGCCGGCATGGCGGCGCTGCTCGCCACCTTGTACCCGACGCGCTTTCGCGCCCTCGTGATGCATTCCGGCGTGCCGCCGGGCGTGGCGCATTCGCCGGCCACCGCGATGGCCGCGATGCACGGCAGGCGCACACCCGACTTCGCCACCGTGGGCGCGCAGCAATGGCCGCCGCTGCTGGTGATCCACGGCGACGCCGACCGCATCGTCGCCAGCGGCAATGCGCGCGCCGCGGTGCGGCTGTGGGCGGCCGCGCATGGCGCGCGTGAAGGCGAAACCCGGCGCCTGCAGCGCGGCCGGCGCTACCCCGCCGTCGTCACCGACTACCACGCCGGCCGCCAACTGGTGGCCAGCCTGTACGAGGTGCAAGGCCTCGGCCATGCCTGGAGCGGCGGCGCCCAGCGCCAGCCCTTCAGCGACCCGGCCGGACCCGACGCCTCGCGGCTGGCGTGGTCCTTTCTGCAACGCCAGCTGCGGACGGCGGCGCGCAGCACGCCCGCCCCACGGACACGGGCACGCCCCGCCGTACTGGCCCGCCCCCGGAGTTAG
- a CDS encoding helix-turn-helix domain-containing protein, giving the protein MESEVPKKIGRPVPFLVPGFGTRVKAAADTLGTRKKAAEAMGVSPDMVQRYIREESAPGLEKLERLAGASGYRYRWLAYAEDPAQEAPPATAAWLDGATLGQRLRMVRAGVLCMDLPQFASLAGLTSGDVERMERDLEVPPASHLDLVVELSGVRKEWLECRVPPMFEVTDPLVRGVVDARLRRDSVRSTGTGESTRYLSALDRAVEGMPRSAALAGGAISVDLLVQVVTAIEQWQEANRSKVRISPAKKAALIAIAYAHFEGKKFEERDMAHIFRLVA; this is encoded by the coding sequence ATGGAATCGGAAGTTCCGAAGAAGATCGGCCGGCCTGTTCCGTTTCTCGTTCCTGGATTCGGAACTAGAGTAAAGGCGGCCGCCGACACCCTGGGAACAAGAAAAAAGGCAGCCGAAGCGATGGGCGTCTCGCCGGACATGGTTCAGCGGTACATCCGCGAGGAGAGCGCGCCGGGCTTGGAGAAGCTGGAACGTTTGGCCGGCGCTTCGGGCTATCGGTACCGCTGGTTGGCCTATGCGGAAGATCCAGCGCAGGAGGCACCGCCCGCCACGGCAGCTTGGCTGGACGGAGCAACGCTGGGGCAGCGCCTCAGGATGGTCCGAGCAGGGGTGTTATGTATGGACCTTCCGCAGTTCGCCTCCCTCGCGGGGCTTACCTCCGGCGACGTTGAGCGCATGGAGCGGGACCTGGAGGTGCCGCCAGCGAGCCACCTCGACCTGGTGGTTGAGCTATCGGGCGTGCGGAAAGAATGGCTGGAATGCCGGGTGCCGCCGATGTTTGAGGTGACGGACCCCTTGGTGCGCGGCGTGGTCGATGCGCGGCTGAGACGCGATAGCGTTCGCAGCACCGGAACCGGCGAGAGCACCCGCTATCTGAGCGCCCTTGACCGCGCTGTCGAAGGAATGCCGCGCTCTGCAGCCTTAGCCGGTGGCGCTATATCGGTGGACCTACTGGTTCAAGTGGTGACGGCCATCGAGCAATGGCAGGAAGCCAATCGCAGCAAGGTCCGCATCTCGCCAGCTAAGAAGGCGGCGCTGATAGCGATTGCATACGCACACTTCGAAGGTAAGAAGTTCGAAGAGCGTGATATGGCGCACATCTTCAGGCTGGTGGCGTGA
- a CDS encoding helix-turn-helix domain-containing protein: MSKNTAVKKASQKDWHSADVVCALRKAGWSLARLAAHHGYASRSTLVHALHRKWPKGERLIAAAIGVEPETIWPSRYHADSTARSNVRSPRTAERSPERLAA; the protein is encoded by the coding sequence ATGAGCAAAAACACCGCCGTCAAAAAAGCCAGTCAGAAGGACTGGCACAGCGCAGATGTCGTCTGCGCGCTACGCAAAGCCGGGTGGTCGCTGGCTCGTCTGGCTGCGCATCACGGATACGCCTCCCGATCCACCCTGGTGCACGCGCTCCACCGCAAGTGGCCGAAGGGTGAGCGTCTCATTGCCGCGGCTATCGGTGTGGAACCCGAAACCATCTGGCCCTCGCGTTACCACGCCGATTCTACCGCCAGAAGTAACGTTCGCTCCCCGCGTACTGCGGAGCGTAGCCCCGAGAGGCTGGCGGCCTGA
- a CDS encoding Mu transposase C-terminal domain-containing protein → MPSTDRGVRIAAERQGWQGRKRPVGKGMEYAFSALPVDTRRALQAQQLELALTSVSTVAAPPPAAAASAGAVSLPAAPALADLTDRQRLERDARSGVIAAVRRLQDESGSSQEAALVTLLTTARAGQLDAALDRMLRLARDPRGRAGDGYPSVRTLKRWLSATDLAPKARRAAMTVPDWAKSFLCHYQQPQKPSVEAAYRAACEQWPAEGRPSIHQVRRFLQTLGTVTRERGRMGDRELKNIRPFVRRDFSALRPNDVWSADGHTFDAEVQHPLHGRPFRPEVTTIIDIATRRAVGWSVGLAESALGVVDAIRHAVERNGILAIFYVDNGSGFRNVEVGDEAVGLLGRLGATPSYSLPYNSQARGVIERFHKTVWVAGAKQLPAYMGAAMDREARLAQFKLTRKALKHGGAMPLMPWDLFVQWCEERIAEYNARAHRSLGNSSPDLVWAAHEAKGWKPDLLEPDELATLFRPRVVRTLARAEIRLFNNIYFARELEEFHGLEAHIAYDIHDASKVWVYAPDGRFICTADVNGNARHYFPVPVVEQARQKRAQGRLARVDTKREEILAELHGGAALPAPAAAQVVIAGRVIQPDAMLAQRAAIAQATEVAATPAVAPPDIPSIQPKSRGDRSPDDNYRDWLALDARIANGEEVSDADARWHRTYPNSAQYKAQAKKTATCAATRVA, encoded by the coding sequence ATGCCGAGTACTGACCGAGGAGTGCGGATTGCCGCAGAACGCCAAGGGTGGCAAGGCCGCAAGCGCCCTGTCGGTAAGGGAATGGAGTACGCGTTTTCCGCCCTACCGGTCGATACCCGTCGAGCCCTGCAAGCGCAGCAGCTCGAACTTGCCCTTACCAGTGTCTCAACCGTAGCAGCTCCCCCTCCGGCTGCTGCGGCCTCTGCCGGGGCGGTCTCCCTCCCTGCCGCCCCGGCCCTTGCTGACCTCACCGACCGGCAACGCCTTGAACGAGACGCTCGAAGCGGCGTCATCGCAGCCGTCCGGCGGTTGCAGGACGAATCGGGCAGCAGCCAGGAAGCCGCGCTGGTCACGCTGCTCACCACCGCTCGGGCGGGTCAGCTCGATGCTGCCCTCGACAGGATGCTCCGCCTCGCCCGTGATCCACGCGGCCGCGCCGGTGATGGCTATCCAAGCGTGCGCACGCTCAAGCGTTGGCTCAGCGCCACCGATCTGGCCCCCAAGGCTCGCCGCGCTGCGATGACCGTGCCCGACTGGGCGAAGAGCTTCCTGTGCCACTACCAGCAGCCGCAGAAGCCGAGCGTGGAAGCCGCCTACCGTGCCGCATGCGAACAGTGGCCCGCCGAAGGGCGCCCCAGCATTCACCAGGTGCGCCGCTTCCTGCAGACGCTCGGTACCGTCACCCGCGAACGCGGTCGCATGGGAGACCGGGAACTGAAGAACATCCGCCCCTTCGTGCGGCGGGACTTCTCGGCGCTGAGGCCAAACGACGTCTGGAGCGCAGACGGTCATACGTTCGACGCGGAGGTGCAGCATCCCCTGCACGGACGACCGTTCCGGCCCGAGGTCACCACCATCATCGACATCGCAACGCGCCGAGCCGTCGGATGGTCGGTCGGGCTCGCTGAATCCGCGTTGGGCGTTGTCGACGCCATCCGCCATGCCGTCGAGCGTAACGGCATCCTGGCGATCTTCTACGTGGATAACGGCTCCGGCTTCCGCAACGTGGAGGTAGGCGACGAAGCAGTCGGTCTGCTCGGGCGGCTCGGGGCTACCCCGTCCTACTCGCTGCCTTACAACTCCCAGGCGCGCGGCGTAATCGAGCGGTTCCACAAGACGGTGTGGGTGGCCGGCGCCAAGCAGTTGCCGGCCTACATGGGCGCAGCAATGGACCGTGAGGCGCGGCTGGCTCAGTTCAAACTCACTCGCAAGGCCCTCAAGCATGGCGGCGCCATGCCCCTCATGCCGTGGGATCTGTTCGTGCAGTGGTGCGAGGAGCGCATCGCCGAATACAACGCCCGAGCGCACCGCAGCCTTGGTAATTCGAGTCCGGACCTGGTCTGGGCTGCCCACGAGGCCAAGGGCTGGAAGCCCGATCTCCTCGAACCGGACGAACTCGCCACGCTCTTCCGTCCCCGCGTGGTCCGCACGCTCGCGCGCGCCGAGATCCGCCTCTTCAACAACATCTACTTCGCCCGCGAGCTGGAGGAGTTTCACGGCTTGGAGGCGCACATCGCCTACGACATCCACGACGCCTCGAAGGTGTGGGTGTACGCGCCCGACGGCCGCTTCATCTGCACCGCCGACGTCAACGGGAACGCCCGCCACTACTTCCCGGTTCCCGTGGTGGAGCAAGCCCGCCAGAAGCGCGCCCAAGGCCGTCTCGCCCGTGTGGATACCAAGCGCGAAGAGATCCTGGCCGAGCTGCATGGCGGCGCGGCGCTGCCAGCGCCGGCTGCAGCGCAAGTAGTCATCGCCGGCCGTGTCATCCAGCCCGACGCGATGCTCGCCCAGCGGGCCGCGATCGCGCAGGCCACAGAGGTGGCTGCCACCCCCGCGGTGGCGCCGCCCGACATCCCATCCATCCAGCCCAAGAGCCGCGGCGACCGCAGCCCCGACGACAACTACCGCGACTGGCTCGCCCTGGATGCCCGCATTGCCAATGGAGAAGAGGTTTCAGACGCCGATGCGCGGTGGCACCGCACCTACCCGAATAGCGCCCAGTACAAGGCGCAAGCCAAAAAAACGGCCACCTGCGCGGCAACGCGGGTGGCCTGA